The following proteins are co-located in the Cydia fagiglandana chromosome 2, ilCydFagi1.1, whole genome shotgun sequence genome:
- the LOC134679631 gene encoding uncharacterized protein LOC134679631 — MAIQIFLVTVIILMSESAARIVNKFKCPEVRAVPHFDLQQMLGDWYVVEYYASAEEALSYSCMKSVFAQDDHVPAADGGWTPGVTMNFTYRFADDPLGENLFGNITWRVDLNQPAHWTHAESTYDGIYNTYVLDTEYKTWSLLLHCAEPKDKARYLSAFILSRKTTLPKNVMAYLRDKLPRYDIDMNYVFAIPHDDCKDKPARADYSPVLVPVDSKIPQKPGLAYNVAQDN; from the exons ATGgctatacaaatatttttagtgACAGTGATTATCTTGATGAGTGAAAGTGCGGCTAGAATTgtgaataaatttaaatgtcCTGAAGTCAGGGCTGTGCCACACTTCGATTTACAACAG atgCTCGGTGACTGGTATGTGGTGGAGTACTATGCAAGCGCAGAGGAAGCCCTGTCATACAGCTGTATGAAATCAGTGTTCGCGCAAGACGACCATGTGCCGGCTGCAG ATGGCGGGTGGACGCCGGGTGTAACAATGAACTTCACTTACCGTTTCGCGGACGACCCTCTGGGGGAGAATCTCTTCGGCAACATCACTTGGCGCGTCGACCTCAACCAACCAGCCCATTGGACACATGCCGAGAGCACCT ATGACGGCATCTACAACACGTACGTGCTGGACACGGAGTACAAGACCTGGTCGCTGCTGCTGCACTGCGCGGAGCCGAAGGACAAGGCCCGGTATTTGAGCGCTTTCATCCTGTCTCGCAAGACCACGCTCCCCAAGAACGTTATGGCGTATCTCAGGGACAAGTTGCCGAG ATACGACATCGACATGAACTACGTGTTCGCGATCCCACACGACGACTGCAAGGACAAGCCGGCACGTGCCGACTACTCGCCAGTGCTCGTGCCGGTCGACTCCAAGATACCGCAGAAACCTGGCCTCGCCTACAATGTAGCACAGGATAATTAA
- the LOC134679632 gene encoding uncharacterized protein LOC134679632 → MAASRLCVFLAVLVSAKMLAAEPIFGTMWCDLMCDDDDDDDYSDGDIFDFLFDPCAGCTSTTKPNKTKPTTTPPGMQQPFNLVIPPANGMNVTMTPTGNSWLMNFIPWLMPAAPATAPGPTTAAPATTAAATTAAGNTTAPATTAKA, encoded by the exons ATGGCTGCGTCTCGTCTGTGTGTTTTTCTGGCTGTTTTAGTGAGCGCAAAGATGCTAGCTGCAGAG CCTATATTCGGCACAATGTGGTGTGACCTGATGTGCGAcgacgatgatgatgacgattACTCGGACGGCGACATATTCGACTTCCTGTTCGATCCTTGTGCCGGCTGCACCAGTACCACCAAGCCAAATAAAACTAAACCGACCACAACGCCACCGGGAATGCAGCAGCCTTTCAATCTCGTTATAC CGCCAGCCAATGGCATGAACGTGACAATGACACCCACGGGCAACTCTTGGCTCATGAACTTCATCCCGTGGCTCATGCCAGCGGCCCCTGCCACGGCTCCGGGGCCCACCACGGCGGCACCCGCCACCACCGCCGCGGCTACCACAGCAGCTGGCAATACCACCGCGCCGGCTACTACTGCTAAAGCGTAA